Proteins encoded within one genomic window of Brachybacterium avium:
- a CDS encoding DUF4232 domain-containing protein — MPRRAPLRHLPAPGIVAAALVFAGFAVLLVVGVWASRLGAPPEWSFDCNDTTCTDLWADARRRYLRVTVLAGIVVLLGAVLGSLVVPRSPVLRRSAPGPGAPLICRARAASPALLRPAAQMLMAAALLWVAGWTALALSRPSALAVALAALLIAVFAAWRWLRPGAESDRAACWVAAVGILAPVAAGALMLTNPVLLLGMVLLIGSPLLGAPAIAGVLLGGTALMGWLLPRTEEPGDADPVAFLPTVPARGTRDDTTECGPAPRRASRPMTIAAVVVITVLAAVIARPVQAPPADAWLYMDTAEGGGTGAAATAPEHPSADPAPEAGSGRTGGAVPPFEEDSAPAAPVLEAAGLPTCSPTSLQLVAAGWDSISGDSAVTLRATNVGTVPCALHDAPRLMLEQGGEEIALQPEPLTHLDPAVQAADGIGLAPGDSARSRLYWPGYRTAADQRTPQQLTVRIGAAEGASPVAFSPTPSGDDPGPAPFDLKAGVEGGAVIEVGLWEPDPGSAG; from the coding sequence ATGCCCCGCCGTGCCCCGCTGCGACACCTCCCGGCCCCCGGTATCGTCGCGGCCGCGCTGGTCTTCGCGGGATTCGCCGTGCTGCTGGTGGTAGGGGTCTGGGCGAGCCGGCTCGGGGCTCCCCCGGAGTGGTCCTTCGACTGCAACGACACGACCTGCACCGACCTGTGGGCTGATGCGCGGCGCCGCTATCTGAGGGTCACTGTCCTCGCGGGAATCGTGGTGCTGCTCGGTGCCGTGCTCGGCTCCCTGGTGGTGCCGCGGTCACCCGTGCTGCGACGGAGCGCTCCCGGCCCGGGAGCACCCCTCATCTGCCGGGCTCGGGCAGCGTCCCCGGCGCTCCTGCGCCCGGCCGCCCAGATGCTCATGGCCGCCGCCCTGCTGTGGGTCGCGGGCTGGACCGCTCTCGCGCTCTCCCGCCCGTCCGCTCTGGCAGTGGCCCTGGCCGCGCTGCTGATCGCGGTGTTCGCGGCGTGGCGGTGGCTGCGGCCCGGTGCGGAGAGCGACCGCGCGGCCTGCTGGGTCGCGGCGGTGGGGATCCTGGCCCCAGTGGCCGCAGGCGCCCTGATGCTGACGAATCCGGTGCTCCTGCTGGGCATGGTGCTGCTGATCGGCTCGCCGCTGCTGGGGGCACCGGCGATCGCCGGAGTGCTCCTGGGTGGGACGGCGCTGATGGGCTGGCTCCTCCCCCGCACCGAAGAGCCGGGCGACGCCGATCCCGTCGCGTTCCTACCCACGGTCCCGGCACGCGGCACCCGGGACGACACTACCGAGTGCGGGCCCGCGCCTCGGCGGGCGAGCCGCCCCATGACCATCGCCGCCGTCGTGGTCATCACGGTGCTCGCTGCGGTGATCGCTCGCCCTGTCCAGGCTCCACCCGCCGATGCCTGGCTGTACATGGACACCGCCGAGGGCGGGGGCACGGGGGCCGCCGCCACGGCCCCGGAGCACCCATCGGCGGATCCGGCGCCGGAGGCCGGCTCCGGCCGGACGGGCGGCGCCGTGCCACCTTTCGAGGAGGACAGCGCCCCGGCTGCCCCCGTTCTCGAGGCCGCTGGCCTGCCGACCTGCTCGCCGACGTCGCTGCAGCTCGTCGCCGCGGGCTGGGACAGCATCAGCGGCGACTCGGCGGTCACGCTGCGGGCGACCAACGTCGGCACCGTCCCCTGCGCTCTGCACGACGCGCCGCGCCTGATGCTGGAACAGGGCGGCGAGGAGATCGCGCTGCAGCCCGAACCTCTCACCCATCTCGACCCCGCGGTGCAGGCGGCCGACGGGATCGGGCTCGCCCCGGGGGACTCCGCTCGCTCACGCCTGTACTGGCCGGGCTACCGGACCGCCGCCGATCAGCGGACCCCTCAGCAGCTGACGGTGCGGATCGGTGCGGCCGAGGGGGCATCGCCCGTCGCATTCTCCCCGACACCATCCGGGGACGACCCCGGCCCCGCCCCCTTCGACCTGAAGGCCGGGGTGGAGGGCGGGGCCGTGATCGAGGTGGGCCTGTGGGAGCCGGACCCGGGATCAGCAGGCTGA
- a CDS encoding fructosamine kinase family protein, with protein MNDFVKNADSAPTGYIAAEAAGLRWLAEPQVIPVVEVLDEEKKTLRLARLETVPPTAEAAFELGRGLARLHDSGAPSFGWTPADGAWFGPFESPFAVANTPNADFAGYWADDRLRPLADAVTRTLGADGHDTVDEAIDIVADGVFDGVSGQGEEEPARVHGDLWSGNVMWTAQGATLIDPAAHGGHRLEDLAMLSLFGAPFLEEIFEGYEAEHPLPGDWQQDLPAHLLFGLLGHVRLFGEAYVDQTIATAEAIIDRADQLGF; from the coding sequence ATGAACGACTTCGTGAAGAATGCCGACAGCGCCCCCACCGGGTACATCGCGGCCGAGGCCGCCGGGCTGCGCTGGCTCGCGGAACCCCAGGTCATCCCTGTGGTCGAGGTGCTCGACGAGGAGAAGAAGACGCTGCGCCTGGCGCGCCTGGAGACGGTGCCGCCGACGGCGGAGGCCGCCTTCGAGCTGGGACGCGGCCTGGCTCGGCTGCACGATTCCGGCGCGCCCTCCTTCGGCTGGACCCCGGCCGACGGCGCCTGGTTCGGACCGTTCGAGAGCCCCTTCGCCGTGGCGAACACGCCGAACGCGGACTTCGCCGGGTACTGGGCCGATGATCGGCTGCGGCCCCTGGCCGACGCCGTCACCCGCACGCTCGGCGCCGACGGCCACGACACCGTGGACGAGGCGATCGACATCGTCGCCGACGGCGTCTTCGACGGGGTCAGCGGGCAGGGCGAGGAGGAGCCGGCCCGGGTCCACGGAGATCTGTGGTCCGGCAACGTGATGTGGACCGCGCAGGGTGCGACCCTCATCGACCCGGCCGCCCACGGCGGGCACCGGCTCGAGGATCTCGCGATGCTCTCGCTGTTCGGAGCCCCGTTCCTCGAGGAGATCTTCGAGGGCTACGAGGCCGAGCACCCCCTGCCCGGGGACTGGCAGCAGGATCTGCCCGCACACCTGCTCTTCGGTCTGCTCGGGCACGTGCGCCTGTTCGGCGAGGCCTACGTGGACCAGACCATCGCCACCGCGGAGGCGATCATCGACCGCGCCGACCAGCTGGGGTTCTGA
- a CDS encoding glycerophosphodiester phosphodiesterase family protein, whose translation MGPSIDGLSLGAARGVHEAGMTVNPWTVNSAAQLEVALACGVDTITTDEPAWLQRELDVRLG comes from the coding sequence ATGGGCCCCTCGATCGACGGGCTCAGCCTGGGTGCGGCGCGCGGCGTGCATGAGGCCGGGATGACGGTGAACCCCTGGACGGTCAACAGCGCGGCGCAGCTCGAGGTGGCCCTCGCCTGCGGCGTCGACACGATCACCACCGACGAGCCCGCCTGGCTGCAGCGCGAGCTGGACGTGCGCCTGGGGTGA
- a CDS encoding phosphotransferase family protein, which yields MPTDEPQHPPALLDPVSPAMGELLVEAWRSDALAPPAMLSGPVQVALAGVGERFAAWRVLPAHHAPLIVRIPHVAPEELHQDLDREIAALTLLPPGVGPQPIAVHAEAGTSPLGHPYVVTTEIPGAALAPRAWTATHLRSHAELLARLHTVAAPGRGPVSPGTQPWTAVPASPPSLLSEVEGEIASWQTLHGAAIREHGLSPLLEAALEAVAAVEGQIQHLDGFVLAHGDLCATNIMWDGRDEPAALPRVQYIDFEWAQGDDPARDLASLGGTVHGGPWYVPMSEVRVAEFVDAYVQARTVHGPVPASVTDVHSLRERLRAWTAYERTAMLVHVASRAATRASHRRVLPVLRGTLAETLGIDR from the coding sequence ATGCCCACCGACGAGCCCCAGCATCCTCCGGCGCTGCTGGATCCCGTCTCGCCCGCGATGGGCGAACTGCTGGTCGAGGCCTGGCGCAGCGACGCCCTGGCACCGCCCGCGATGCTCTCCGGTCCGGTCCAGGTCGCGCTCGCGGGGGTGGGTGAGCGCTTCGCCGCCTGGAGGGTCCTTCCGGCCCACCATGCACCGCTGATCGTGCGGATCCCGCATGTCGCTCCGGAGGAGCTGCACCAGGACCTCGACCGGGAGATCGCCGCGCTGACCCTGCTCCCGCCGGGGGTGGGCCCGCAGCCGATCGCCGTCCATGCCGAGGCGGGGACCAGCCCGCTGGGGCACCCCTACGTGGTGACCACGGAGATCCCCGGCGCGGCCCTCGCGCCGAGAGCCTGGACCGCGACGCATCTGCGCTCCCACGCCGAACTCCTGGCGCGGCTGCATACGGTCGCCGCCCCCGGCCGCGGCCCGGTGAGCCCCGGCACGCAGCCCTGGACGGCGGTGCCCGCCAGCCCGCCGAGCCTGCTGTCCGAGGTCGAGGGCGAGATCGCGTCCTGGCAGACGCTGCACGGCGCCGCGATCCGGGAGCACGGCCTGTCCCCGCTGCTGGAGGCCGCGCTCGAGGCGGTGGCGGCCGTGGAGGGGCAGATCCAGCACCTGGACGGCTTCGTGCTCGCCCACGGGGACCTGTGCGCGACCAACATCATGTGGGACGGCCGGGACGAGCCGGCCGCCCTCCCGCGTGTGCAGTACATCGACTTCGAGTGGGCCCAGGGGGACGACCCCGCCCGCGACCTCGCCTCCCTCGGCGGCACCGTCCACGGCGGGCCCTGGTACGTGCCGATGAGCGAGGTGCGGGTCGCGGAGTTCGTCGACGCCTACGTGCAGGCACGCACCGTCCACGGCCCGGTGCCCGCCTCGGTCACCGACGTCCACTCGCTGCGGGAGCGGCTGCGGGCGTGGACCGCCTACGAGCGCACCGCGATGCTGGTGCACGTCGCCTCCCGCGCAGCCACCCGTGCCTCGCATCGGCGGGTGCTGCCGGTGCTGCGGGGCACCCTGGCCGAAACCCTCGGCATCGACCGCTGA
- a CDS encoding sulfite exporter TauE/SafE family protein yields MDLALLAVVVGVCVGIVVGALGAGGGILAVPVLVFLLGMPAHSATASSLIIVLITALASLPHHARHRNVDWRNGLVFAGVSVVGAVVGSRLSALVPAQILLTLFGAMLALVAISMLRRALRARAEERVAEHTSPAEAATEEPVATYDDPVLDQPGPDMVDTADGLRSHHGEPELPLTPTPPASPRLSLVIAAATLTGFLTGFFGVGGGFIVVPMLVIALGLAMRRASGTSLLVMVVATATSLLARLGTDVQIDWVTTLIFAAGSAAGGILGGPLSAKARPSTLTLAFSALLGGVAAVTLVQTLVL; encoded by the coding sequence ATGGATCTCGCACTGCTCGCTGTCGTCGTCGGGGTGTGCGTGGGGATCGTGGTGGGGGCGCTCGGCGCCGGCGGCGGCATCCTCGCGGTGCCGGTGCTGGTGTTCCTGCTCGGCATGCCCGCCCATTCCGCGACCGCGTCGAGCCTGATCATCGTGCTGATCACCGCGCTGGCGAGCCTGCCGCACCATGCCCGGCACCGGAACGTGGACTGGCGCAACGGCCTGGTGTTCGCGGGGGTCTCCGTGGTCGGGGCGGTGGTCGGCTCCCGGCTCTCCGCCCTCGTGCCCGCGCAGATCCTGCTCACGCTGTTCGGGGCGATGCTGGCGCTGGTCGCGATCTCGATGCTGCGCCGCGCCCTGCGCGCCCGCGCCGAGGAGCGGGTGGCGGAGCACACCAGCCCGGCCGAGGCCGCCACCGAGGAGCCCGTGGCCACCTACGACGATCCGGTGCTCGACCAGCCCGGCCCCGACATGGTCGATACGGCCGACGGGCTGCGCAGTCATCACGGCGAGCCGGAGCTGCCCCTGACCCCGACCCCTCCCGCCTCGCCCCGGCTCTCGCTGGTGATCGCCGCAGCCACCCTCACCGGGTTCCTCACCGGTTTCTTCGGGGTGGGCGGCGGCTTCATCGTGGTGCCGATGCTGGTGATCGCCCTGGGCCTGGCGATGCGCCGCGCCTCCGGCACCAGCCTGCTGGTGATGGTGGTCGCCACGGCCACCAGCCTGCTGGCGCGCCTGGGCACCGACGTGCAGATCGACTGGGTGACCACGCTGATCTTCGCGGCCGGCTCCGCGGCGGGCGGGATCCTCGGCGGCCCCCTCTCGGCGAAGGCCCGACCCTCCACGCTCACCCTGGCATTCTCGGCGCTGCTCGGGGGAGTGGCCGCGGTGACCCTGGTCCAGACGCTGGTGCTCTGA
- the gdhA gene encoding NADP-specific glutamate dehydrogenase, protein MLDSTLQATYDQVLRRNPGEPEFHQAVREVFESLEAIQNLHPEYQDHSILMRLCEPERQIIFRVPWVDDQGTVQINRGYRVEYNSALGPYKGGLRFHPSVNVGIVKFLGFEQIFKNSLTGLPIGGGKGGSDFDPHGRSDGEVMRFCQSFMTELHRHMGEYTDVPAGDIGVGAREIGYLFGQYKRLTNRYEAGVLTGKGLDWGGSLVRKEATGYGAAIFADEMLKARGSSVDGRRVAVSGSGNVALYAIEKVAQLGGIPVTASDSSGYVVDENGIDLALLQQIKEVERGRIHEYAERRGSGARFVKGGSVWDVPADIALPGATQNELDLEAARTLVKNGVLAISEGANMPCTPEAVSVFRAADIPFGPGKAANAGGVATSALEMQQNASRDAWSFEHTEQRLTEIMKGIHARCLETAEEVGRPGDYVVGANVAGFRKVADAMIAFGVI, encoded by the coding sequence ATGCTCGACTCGACGCTCCAGGCGACCTATGACCAGGTTCTACGGCGCAACCCCGGAGAACCCGAGTTCCATCAGGCTGTCCGGGAGGTGTTCGAGTCGCTGGAGGCCATCCAGAACCTTCATCCCGAATACCAGGACCACAGCATCCTGATGCGTCTGTGCGAACCGGAGCGCCAGATCATCTTCCGTGTTCCGTGGGTCGACGACCAGGGCACCGTGCAGATCAACCGCGGCTACCGCGTCGAGTACAACTCCGCGCTCGGCCCCTACAAGGGCGGCCTGCGGTTCCACCCCTCGGTCAACGTCGGCATCGTGAAGTTCCTCGGCTTCGAGCAGATCTTCAAGAACTCCCTCACCGGCCTGCCCATCGGTGGCGGCAAGGGAGGCTCGGACTTCGATCCGCACGGCCGCAGCGACGGCGAGGTCATGCGCTTCTGCCAGTCCTTCATGACCGAGCTGCACCGCCACATGGGTGAGTACACCGACGTCCCCGCCGGTGACATCGGTGTGGGCGCCCGCGAGATCGGCTACCTCTTCGGCCAGTACAAGCGCCTGACCAACCGCTACGAGGCCGGTGTGCTCACCGGCAAGGGTCTGGACTGGGGCGGCTCCCTGGTGCGCAAGGAGGCCACCGGCTACGGCGCGGCCATCTTCGCCGACGAGATGCTCAAGGCTCGCGGCTCCTCCGTCGACGGCCGCCGCGTCGCTGTCTCCGGCTCCGGCAATGTCGCCCTGTACGCGATCGAGAAGGTCGCGCAGCTCGGCGGCATCCCGGTGACGGCCTCGGACTCCTCCGGCTACGTCGTGGACGAGAACGGGATCGACCTCGCCCTGCTGCAGCAGATCAAGGAGGTCGAGCGCGGCCGCATCCACGAGTACGCCGAGCGTCGCGGAAGCGGTGCCCGCTTCGTCAAGGGCGGCAGCGTCTGGGACGTCCCGGCGGATATCGCGCTGCCCGGCGCCACCCAGAACGAGCTCGACCTCGAGGCCGCGCGCACTCTGGTCAAGAACGGGGTGCTGGCCATCTCCGAGGGCGCGAACATGCCCTGCACCCCGGAGGCCGTCTCCGTCTTCCGCGCCGCCGACATCCCCTTCGGCCCCGGCAAGGCGGCGAACGCCGGCGGCGTCGCCACCAGCGCGCTCGAGATGCAGCAGAACGCCAGCCGCGACGCCTGGAGCTTCGAGCACACCGAGCAGCGCCTCACCGAGATCATGAAGGGCATCCACGCCCGGTGCCTGGAGACCGCCGAGGAGGTCGGCCGCCCCGGTGACTACGTCGTCGGCGCCAACGTGGCGGGCTTCCGCAAGGTCGCCGACGCGATGATCGCCTTCGGCGTGATCTGA
- a CDS encoding CPBP family intramembrane glutamic endopeptidase, which translates to MSTTPRRSANPTPADRSVAVQVPEQTDSSMARAPLPRVIGVLAVRPVLILLLGVGLLAANLSLLHANALVVLVDLAALGVVALAMHAEGRRLRDLFGPFRWADLAWGVLLLVILVVGFLASNFAANLLVYGGAPPVSTDAPPSVPLWVGLVAVLIAPLSIALSEEAVYRGYAQPRLEHRLGRLGALVAVAIVFGIQHIGFALTSGLDIAAKVLTTFFAGLILGALWLWMRRLMPLVLAHWGLDLLLLGLPTLALAVL; encoded by the coding sequence ATGAGCACCACACCCCGCCGCTCGGCCAATCCCACCCCCGCCGATCGTTCCGTCGCTGTTCAGGTCCCTGAGCAGACGGATTCCAGCATGGCCCGGGCTCCGCTCCCGCGGGTGATCGGGGTCCTCGCCGTCCGCCCCGTGCTGATCCTCCTGCTCGGCGTCGGCCTGCTGGCCGCGAACCTCTCGCTCCTGCACGCCAACGCACTCGTCGTCCTGGTCGACCTCGCGGCGCTGGGCGTGGTGGCCCTCGCGATGCACGCCGAGGGCCGGCGGCTCCGGGACCTCTTCGGTCCCTTCCGCTGGGCCGACCTCGCCTGGGGTGTGCTGCTCCTGGTGATCCTCGTCGTCGGCTTCCTGGCGTCGAACTTCGCAGCGAATCTGCTGGTGTATGGCGGGGCCCCGCCGGTGTCGACCGATGCCCCGCCCTCGGTGCCGCTGTGGGTGGGTCTCGTCGCCGTCCTCATCGCTCCGCTCAGCATCGCGCTCAGCGAGGAGGCCGTCTATCGCGGATACGCCCAACCCCGTCTGGAGCACCGGCTCGGACGCCTCGGCGCCCTGGTCGCTGTCGCGATCGTCTTCGGCATCCAGCACATCGGATTCGCCCTCACCTCGGGGCTCGACATCGCTGCGAAGGTGCTCACGACGTTCTTCGCGGGCCTGATCCTCGGCGCCCTCTGGCTCTGGATGCGCCGCCTGATGCCGCTCGTGCTCGCCCATTGGGGACTGGATCTGCTGCTGCTGGGCCTGCCCACCCTCGCCCTCGCCGTCCTCTGA
- a CDS encoding GNAT family N-acetyltransferase translates to MPDHDCAPRPSPSCGSPAGHADAPGPGGCPGTAGPRAAQPRAPAGRCPAREESWFTEAGQSTAVAQAVADREAGRSLPLAIRLEEDGVQRLVGRLTLSGLTRGAFQSATLGYWVDHAVTGRGIATHAVRAAIAVAFGGLALHRLQAEVRLGNEASARVLERCGFAEFGLAPSYLRLGGDWADCRLFQLVDAHWQAEEPAPATVPGQTVVGPEVPALEETLDLYDAVGWGAYTAEPATLERALAGSLRVVTARRDGRLLGLARVVGDGVTIAYLQDVLVAPEAHRTGLGRRLVEAAFAPFGEVRQQVLLTDAEPGQRAFYESLGFVEAHDHEADLRSFVRLR, encoded by the coding sequence CTGCCGGATCATGACTGCGCTCCCCGACCATCACCGTCCTGTGGGTCCCCTGCAGGTCACGCTGACGCTCCTGGTCCCGGCGGATGCCCCGGAACTGCTGGACCTCGAGCTGCGCAACCGAGAGCACCTGCTGGTCGGTGCCCCGCCCGGGAGGAGTCGTGGTTCACCGAGGCCGGCCAGAGCACCGCGGTCGCCCAGGCCGTCGCCGACCGGGAGGCCGGCCGCAGCCTGCCGCTCGCGATCCGGCTCGAGGAGGACGGCGTGCAGCGGCTGGTGGGGCGCCTGACGCTCTCCGGCCTCACCCGCGGAGCGTTCCAATCGGCCACGCTCGGGTACTGGGTGGATCATGCGGTCACCGGGCGCGGCATCGCGACGCACGCGGTGCGAGCCGCGATCGCGGTGGCCTTCGGCGGGCTCGCGCTGCACCGGCTCCAGGCCGAGGTGCGGCTCGGCAACGAGGCGTCGGCCCGTGTCCTCGAACGCTGCGGCTTCGCGGAGTTCGGGCTCGCCCCCTCCTATCTGCGACTCGGCGGGGACTGGGCCGACTGCCGTCTGTTCCAGCTGGTCGACGCACACTGGCAGGCCGAGGAGCCCGCCCCCGCGACGGTGCCCGGGCAGACCGTCGTGGGCCCCGAGGTGCCGGCGCTGGAGGAGACGCTGGACCTGTACGACGCGGTGGGCTGGGGCGCCTACACCGCCGAGCCCGCCACCCTGGAGCGCGCGCTCGCCGGCAGCCTGCGGGTGGTCACTGCTCGCCGCGACGGGCGGCTGCTGGGACTGGCCCGGGTGGTCGGGGACGGCGTCACCATCGCCTACCTGCAGGACGTGCTGGTGGCCCCGGAGGCGCACCGCACCGGGCTCGGCCGGCGCCTGGTCGAGGCGGCCTTCGCCCCCTTCGGCGAGGTGCGCCAGCAGGTGCTGCTCACCGATGCCGAGCCCGGCCAGCGGGCGTTCTACGAATCGTTGGGCTTCGTCGAGGCCCATGACCACGAGGCAGATCTGCGCTCCTTCGTGCGCCTGCGCTGA
- a CDS encoding helix-turn-helix transcriptional regulator, with translation MRNDLKARRAERRWSQAELGTALGVSRQTVIALENDKYDPSLPLAFRIAALFECPIEEIFTPDEEGPAAP, from the coding sequence ATGCGCAACGACCTCAAGGCCCGCCGCGCCGAGCGCCGCTGGTCCCAGGCGGAGCTCGGCACGGCCCTCGGCGTCTCCCGCCAGACCGTGATCGCGCTCGAGAACGACAAGTACGATCCGTCCCTCCCGCTCGCCTTCCGGATCGCCGCCCTCTTCGAGTGCCCGATCGAGGAGATCTTCACACCGGACGAGGAGGGGCCCGCCGCCCCCTGA
- a CDS encoding ferritin, whose translation MKMSNDLEKKFQEQITLEFAASITYRQLAIEADEQDLPGIAGWLRHQADEEIVHANKFIQHTADRGNHATIGAIEAPGVKPGLSVLEIFEAALAHEEKVSESIRELYRSADKEGDYDSRPLLNWFVDEQIEEEATVSEIIGRVKLVGDDGAGLLRLDSELGSRPAETTEADGS comes from the coding sequence ATGAAGATGAGCAATGACCTTGAGAAGAAGTTCCAGGAGCAGATCACGCTCGAGTTCGCCGCGTCGATCACCTACCGCCAGCTGGCCATCGAGGCCGACGAGCAGGATCTCCCCGGCATCGCCGGATGGCTCCGCCACCAGGCCGACGAGGAGATCGTCCACGCCAACAAGTTCATCCAGCACACCGCCGACCGCGGCAACCACGCCACGATCGGCGCGATCGAGGCCCCCGGTGTGAAGCCCGGCCTCTCCGTGCTGGAGATCTTCGAGGCGGCGCTCGCCCACGAGGAGAAGGTCTCCGAGTCGATCCGCGAGCTGTACCGCAGCGCCGACAAGGAGGGCGACTACGACTCCCGGCCGCTGCTGAACTGGTTCGTGGACGAGCAGATCGAGGAGGAGGCGACCGTCTCGGAGATCATCGGCCGCGTGAAGCTGGTCGGTGATGACGGTGCGGGCCTGCTGCGCCTGGACTCCGAGCTGGGCTCGCGCCCGGCGGAGACCACCGAGGCCGACGGGAGCTGA
- a CDS encoding glycerophosphodiester phosphodiesterase — MTQQSRPSPSPRPAIVGHRGASAHAPENTLSAFRRALEDGAQLLECDVHLSADGEVVVMHDETIDRTAAADSPLRSGAIGDLTRAELDTVLLEGGERIPSLAELLEMTTAPVFIEVKVAAAAKAVAELLQGLPAGTPAADSTVISFHVDALAEIRRATDTPVSYLVEQVDEQAIATARELGRQGWAPRSTGSAWVRRAACMRPG; from the coding sequence ATGACCCAGCAGTCCCGCCCGTCCCCTTCGCCGCGCCCTGCCATCGTCGGCCACCGCGGCGCCTCCGCCCATGCGCCGGAGAACACGCTCAGCGCGTTCCGTCGGGCCCTCGAGGACGGCGCGCAGCTGCTGGAGTGCGATGTGCACCTGAGTGCGGACGGCGAGGTGGTGGTGATGCACGACGAGACCATCGACCGCACCGCGGCGGCGGATTCTCCGCTGCGCAGCGGGGCGATCGGCGACCTCACCCGGGCCGAGCTCGACACGGTGCTGTTGGAGGGTGGCGAGCGCATCCCTTCGCTGGCCGAGCTGCTCGAGATGACCACGGCCCCGGTGTTCATCGAGGTCAAGGTCGCCGCCGCCGCGAAGGCCGTCGCCGAACTGCTGCAGGGGCTGCCCGCCGGCACCCCGGCCGCGGACTCCACGGTCATCTCCTTCCATGTCGATGCGCTCGCCGAGATCCGCCGCGCCACTGACACCCCGGTCTCCTACCTGGTCGAACAGGTCGATGAGCAGGCGATCGCCACCGCCCGCGAGCTCGGGCGGCAGGGATGGGCCCCTCGATCGACGGGCTCAGCCTGGGTGCGGCGCGCGGCGTGCATGAGGCCGGGATGA